The genome window CGACCAATAATTAATGGGATTCGACCGCCTGCACGCACTTCATCTAGTAACACATTCGTTTTATATGAGAAGGTAGTAATGACTTCCTCTGAATTATGTTTGCATACTTTGCCTGTGTATGGATAAAGATCAATGACATCACCCATATTCAGTTTAGTCACATCTAATTCAATCGGTAATGCACCGGAGTCTTCTGCCGTATTAAAGAAAATCGGTGCAATTTTGCCACCAAACACAAAGCCGCCGGTGCGTTTATTCGGGATATATGGAATATCAGTACCCATATGCCATAATACAGAGTTTGTCGCCGATTTACGTGATGAACCAGTACCAACCACATCGCCGACATACACTAATGGGAAACCTTTTTCTTTTAACGTTGCTAATTGTTTTAATGGGCCAACAACACCTTCTTGATCAGGCTCAATACCTTCACGTTTCATTTTTAACATTGCATTGGCATGCAATGGAATATCGGAACGACACCAAGCCTCTTGTGCCGGAGAAAGATCATCGGTATTAGTTTCGCCTAATACTTTGAACACGGTTAGTGTGATTTTTTCTGCAAGAGGTGGGCGAGAAGTAAACCATTCGGCATTTGCCCAAGATTGGATAACTTGTTTAGCGTAAGCATTGCCTTGTTGTGCTTTAGTAGCGATATCTTTGAAACTATCAAAAATGAGGAGTGTATGAGAGAGGGCTTGTCTTGCAAGCGGTGCTAATTTCGTGTTTTCTAGCAAATCAATCAAAGGGGCTACATTATAACCACCGCTCATTGTGCCAAGTAATTTTACTGCATATTCAGGAGAAATTAATGGGCTAAGTATGCTACCATTAGCAACTTTTGTAAGAAATTCGGCTTTAACTTTTGCTGCATCATCTACGCCGGCAGGTACTCGATTCTCAAATAATTCAATTAATTCTTGCTCTTTACCGCTAATTGGTGCTTTGAGTAGCTCAATTAATTGTGCAGTTTGTTCGACATCTAATGGTTTTGGTACAATACCTAGCGTAGCCCGTTCTGCAACATGTTGATAATATGTTTGAAGAAAGTTAGACATAGTCATCACTCCATTTATAAAGAATAAAAAAATAAGAATTGCTTTTAATGATATAGTCATATATATGAATTATAGGTTTAAATTAATACCTTTTAAGAGGTAAGTCAATATATTTTTAAGGATGAATAATGATACAAAACAAAAATATCTATTATATAGATGCGGATAAAATTCCTCGCTATATGCAGATTAAGTATGATTTACAGCAATATTTAGCTCAGCATCAATGGCAGTTTGATGTGCCAATTCCGAGTGAACAGGAATTGGCGACTAAGTATGACGCTTCCGTTGGGACTATCCGTAAAGCGGTGGAGTGTTTAGTTGAGGAAGGCGTATTGATTAAGCATCAGGGAAAAGGGACATTCTTGAAACACCCTGCGTTTGTTGAATCTTCGATTGTACGTTTTTATCTACGTAATGCCAAAGAGGGTAAACCGGAAACCCCAATCGGGGAAGTTAAATGTGTTAAATTGGTGAAAGCAAGCCCTAAAATTAATGAATTACTGGGGGAACCACTAGACAAAGAACTGATTTATATTGAACGTATTCGCTCAGTGGATAATAAAGTGATTGTGAGTGATAAGATTTGGTTATCGCAAGAAAGATTTAGTGATTTACTCACAGTGAAATTAGACCAATTTGAGAACTTGCTTTACCCCTATTACTTTAAAAAATGTGGACAACTGGTTGTTTCGGCGAAAGAACAAATGTCAATTTTACTAAATCACAGCGATACTTATTTGACAGATGGTCAAGAAAAAGTAGTAATTAAGGTATGTAGGTCAGCAAAAGGATTAGATGGGCGTATTATTGAATATCGAGAGTCTTATGGTCTAGCGGAAGATTTCTATTACGAAACAATTATTACCTAACCATTAAATATTTTTCGTGAGAAAGGCAACTTTTTTAAGTTGCCTTTCTTTTTTTATGATTTATATCAAATTTCCACTAATTAAGGTTATAAAATACTTGAGCATAAAAATACAACTAGTTATATATATGAGTATATGAATTTGTACTTATAATGAGGTATTTCTTATGAACCTGAAAAAACTTCTGAACTATGCAATTATTCTTGCATGTCCAATAGCTACTTATATTTTTCCTACACCTGACGGTTTATCGGTGCTTGGCTGGCACATTTTAGGTGTTTATATCGGTACTATTCTTGCTCTCATTCTCAAACCTTTCCCTGCTCCCCCTCTTCTGTTAGTCGCCGTTGCGATTTCCGCCATTATCATTGGTAATACACCAGCTGAAGTTTTAGCTGATGGTACTAAAATCGCAGTAAAACAAGGTGCGGTATTAGACGGTTATAAATCAGGTACAACTTGGCTGGTATTTGCGGCATTCTCCATGAGTGCGGCATTTGTACAAACCGGTTTAGGTCGTCGAATCGCTTATAAAATGATTGGTGCATTCGGTAGTACAACATTACGTTTGGGCTATGTAAATGCCATGTTAGATTTATTAATTTCGCCGGCAATGCCATCAACGACGGCACGTGGTGGCGGTATTCTTGCTCCAATTATGCAATCTATCGCGGTTTCTTTAGGTTCAGAACCTGAAACTTCACCTCGCAAGGCCGGACATTATTTGTTGCTTAATACTTATATGGTGGTTAAAACTACAGGTTTTATTTTCTTAACGGCAATGGCACCAAATGCGGTTGCACTTGAGTTAATGCGTCCGATTTTAAATATTGATGTTAGCTGGACGCAATGGTTTATAGCCGCATCTGTTCCTGGTTTACTAACGTTATTACTTTTACCTTTTGTCACTTATGTACTTTACAAACCAGAGCTTAAAAATGTTGATAACAAAACAATCGCTCGTGAAGGTTTAGAAGCAATGGGACCAATGACAGTAAAAGAAAAAGTCTTAGCTGGCGTATTTATCAGTGCAGTTTTAGGCTGGGTATTCTCCAAACAATTAAACTTATCTGAATTTACTGTAGCGATTGCGGCAATGGCGGCGATTGTAATTAGTTCAGTGTTGTCTTGGGATGATGTACTTAAAAACAAAGGCGGTTGGACAACGTTAACTTGGTACGGCGGTTTATTAGGTATTGCGGCGGTACTTACCAAGCTAAATTCTTTGTTTGGTTATCAGTCGCAATGAGTAATTTAGTACCGGCTGATTTAGGTAGTCCAATGTTTATTACGATCTTACTTCTTATACTAAGTGTATTAGTCCGTTATGTATTTGCATCAGGTGCTTGCTTATGTAGCTTCAATGGTACCTGTGTTCTGTGCGGTAGGTATGGCGGCGGGAGCTGATCCGGTATTTTTAGCATTCGGCTTATTATTTTCTAATAGCTATGGCAGTATGGTAACTCACTATGCGTCAGCACCTGCCGCAGTTATTTACGGTTTGGGCTATCACGATGTGAAATCATTCTGGATTGCCGGAGGGGTATGTGCATTAGTGACATTACTTATCCAAGTAACAGTCGGTTTCGGTTGGTGGTCAATGCTCCAAAGTATGGGGATTTTGGGTTAGTAAAATAATTCAAAAATTTGACCGCTTCTTCTTTGTAGCTAGCGGTCAAATTTCATAACTTTTTTACAAAGGTGGATAAAATGAAAAAAGTTCCTTGTATGATTATTCGTGGTGGTACATCAAAAGGTGTGTATTTCTTAAAAGATGATTTACCGGAAGATATCGCTGAACGTGATAAATTCTTAATGGCAATTATGGGATCGGGTGATCCGACCCAAATCAACGGTTTAGGCGGTGCGACAAGTGTCACCAGTAAAGTAGCGATCGTTTCAAAATCTGAAAAAGAAGGGGTTGATTTAGATTACTTATTTGCTCAAGTTGGTATTGGACAAAAAGTGGTGGATACGGCACCTTCGTGCGGTAATATTTTATCCGGTATCATTTGTTTTGCGAGTGAAAAAGGCTTAATTGAATTACAAGATGGCATCACGAGCGTAGTAGTAAATAACGTTAATACCAACAGTATTATCGAAGTTTCCGCCGAGTCGCCAAATAAACAATTGAAATATACGGGTAATGCGGAAGTATCCGGTGTACCGGGAACAGGTTCGCCGGTGAATTTGAATTTTAGCCAAATTGAAGGGGCAAAAACCGGTAAAGTTTTCCCGACCGGTAATAAACAAGATAATATCAACGGCTATAATGTGACTTGTATTGATGTAGCGATGCCGATGGTATTGTTTAATGCGCAAGATCTTGGCTTAACCGGTAAAGAAACCAAGGCAGAATTAGATGAAAACCGTGCGTTATTCGAGATTATTGAGCCTATTCGCCGTAAAGCAGGTGAGATGATGGGATTAGGTGATGTATCTGAAAAAGTGATTCCCAAAATGGGGATTTTATCAACGCCGGCCGGCAAAGGTAATATTACCTCTCGCTACTTCGTGCCGGACAAATGCCATGCAAGCCATGCGGTAACTGGTTCAATTTGTGTTTCTGCGGCGTGTAATATTGAAGGTACGGTAGCCTATCCGCTTTATAAAGATACCGGCAGTGTCGTAACGATTGAGCATCCGTCTGGTTTTATCAGCGTTGATATGATTTGTGAGAATGTAGATGGTGATTACAAATTTACTCGCGCAGCGTTAGTACGTACTGCTAAACCGTTAATGATGGGTGAAGTGTATTACGATGAAACAGCAGAATAGTGCGTTAAGTTTTTATATACTTAAAACATAAATGCTATAGATAAAACAAGCGGTCAAATTTAGCAAAAAATTTGTAAGAAATTCGCTAAATTGGACCGCTTGTTTTGATCTCATTTTTATTTTTCCACAAATTGATTACTCTGTTTAATCATCTGTAGAAATAAAGCGAGTGGCGGACGTTCGCTTTTAATTTTTTCACCTTGTGCGTCAAAATTTTCAAAATGGCCTTGTTTATCAATATGATATTGTTCGCCGTCAGGCATAATTGCAATATCCCATTTATGATTCGATGCTAATAACCATAACCGTTTGTTTTGGCTAGAAAGATCAATCCCTTGAGCATAGTCGCTAATAGGATTTTTTACGCCGAAGAATTGGTGCAATAACGTCGGCAAGAGATCTACGTGGCTAGACAAGAGGTCATATCGTTGGCTTTCGCCTTGCCAATACATCATCATTGGCACTTGAATATGCTGTTTAGCAAAACTATTTTCCGTTTGTTTATCCGATGTAAGTGCTTGGTCGGCAGTGATAATCACTAGCGTATTCGCTAACAAAGCATTATTTTCGAGTTGTGTCCAAATTTCTTTAACTTGCCAATCAAATAGCTTAGTCTGTTGAGCATAATCATTCGCACTTGGCATCGTTAAATCTAAATAGCTAAAAAACGGTTGATTTAAGGTACGCTGTGTCAGCCATTGTTTCCATTGTGCGATAGCCTCTAAATTATTTTTTGATTCAGGTAATAAAATACCGGCAAATGCACCTTGATGATAAATAGGTTCGGCAAAGCCATTATGTGAAAATAATCCTAATTGATAATCTGCATTTCTAAACGCCAACAACAGCGGCGATGTTTCTTTGTTCCCTAATACGGAATCTAAATATTTGCCACTTAAACTATAAAATATCCCTAAAACACCACTAGATGCTGAATCTCCACTTGAATAGTGCTTGCATAAAACGATGTGATTTTTGACTGATAGTAGTCAATGTCGGCATATTTTCAGGCAAGATTGCCTCATTACTTAAGCCGGATAAATTGATCATTAAAATATTCGTTTCAGGTTTTTTACTGAATACTAACGGATGTTTTGGATAATTGAGATAAAAGCTGTCCAAACGTCCATTTTCTTCAATTTCTTGCTGTAATTCGGCACGATCAATCAGTCCATGCTTTTGTAAGAAGGTACGAGCAGTCATTGGATGCGATAATGGATAGTTTGCCTTTTGTGCGGTAATCGGACGATATAACGTCATATCCGCCCAAGCGTAAATTAAATGTGTCGCGGTAAAACAGCTTAAGAAAAAATAAGCAACATATTTCCCCCATTTTTGGCGGTTAAAACTACGTAACTTTTGCCAACACCAACGTGAATAGAGCATTTCTGCTAATAAAATAAGTGGCATCGGTACAAAGAGCAGTTGCCATTGTCGGGTTAGTTCTGCCTGATCAGGATTCACCAGTAGATCCCAAACCAGTGGTGATAGGTGTAGATAAAATTGTTTAAAAACTTCTGTATCGAGTAATAGAACCGTCTGTCCGATAGTTGCTAAGATCACGGAAGAACCACGAAATACACGGTCATTTTTAATCAGAAAACTGAGAGGAAAAAGTAATAATAAATAGACGGCAAAAACAATAAAACTGAAATGCCCGAATAAACTGGTAAAAAAGTAGAGTTTACCGGATAGCGTATTCGGCCAATCTGCATTAAAGGCGTATCGGGAGGCGACCAATAACGCCAAGACTACATTAAAAAGTGCAAACCAGTGTCCCCAAGTAATACGTTGTGATGTTTCTTCACGATATTGGAGAGAGTTTGACGGTAGCAGTTGGCGTAATTGATTTAACATTGTTATTTGGTTTTTAGTGAATTTTTAAGTGCGTTTGAAAAAACCTCGGCTAAGGCAAGACGTTGTGTTTCGGTTTGCACATTTTCCAATAAGATATTGGTAACCATATTACCTAACGCCATAAGAGAAAGATCGACCGGTGCTTTATGTTTTTCAAGTGTTGCAATTAAATCGCTTGATAAGGCATCGAATTGTTTACTTTGATATTTTGATTGAGTAGCCATAGAAAAATTTAAGTGAAAAAATTTCATAAATATTAGCATACTTTTATTGGAAAGAGAGTAATAAGCGGTTCTATTTTTTAATAAATTCACAAAATTAATCGCTACTGATACGAACTTAGTTATTCTATGGTGTTTTTCCTTTGCTTATTAATGTGAAAAAATATAAAATGAACACTTGTTCATTTTGCTAGCCAAGGGAGATTTATGTCTAAAAAAGTGAAATCACACGATATGGCTGATCATATCTTGTCTGCGACGGAATTACTTCTTGCAAAAGAAGGGTTACAAAATTTATCAATGCGAAACATTGCTAAACAAGCAGGTATTGCGACCGGTACGCTTTATCTTTATTTTAAAACGAAAGATGAATTGCTTGATTATTTGGCAGAACAATTACATGAACGATATTATCGTTATGTGAATATTGATTTTGATCCTAAAGTCCCGTTATTTGAGCAATATCGCCAAATATGGCTCAATAAGAGGCATTTTTTGGAAGATAATCCGATGATGGCGGCAAACTTATACCAATATCAAGCAATGTTAGGTTTTAACAATATCGTAAACAGGATTATGAACGACCCAGAATTTATTTGGAATCGATTTGTAGCGGAAGGCAAAGCACAAAAGATAATTGTGGATTTACCTAATGATTTACTTTATTGCATGAGCATTGGTGTGGTTGCCGATATTGCTTATTTAGAGCAAGTGAAGCAAGAAAGCATATCAAAAGAATTTTTTGAGGAAAGCATTTTACGAACTTGGAAGGCAATTACCTTCTAAAATATTTTATTTACCTTCTTTATTTATGGAGAAATTATGACGACAGAAAACCAAAAGCCGGGGAAAGGCAGAAAGTTTTTAATTGCAATAACGCTGATTATTGTACTGGTTGCCTTTGTTGGTGTTGCCGGTATGCAGAAGTTTATTGCAGGGAAAAAAGCTGAAGCAAATGCAAATATGCCTGAAACGGTTAGTGAAATTACGGCTATGCAGGTGTCGACAAAAGAATGGACACCAAGTCTTTCGGCAGTAGGTTATATCCGACCTAATCAAGGTGCGATGTTAAGTGCAGAAGCATCAGGTACAGTGACTCGTGTTTATGTCCGTTCTGGTCAACGAGTAAATCGAGGCGATCTTTTAGTTGAATTTGATAGTGCAGTGGAAGAAGCAAATTTACGTGCAACGCAAGCACAATTACCAAATGCTAAAGCAAATTACGATCGTTATCGTAACCTCGTTGCATCAAACAGTGCTTCTAAAGCGGAATTGGATAATGCACAATCAACTTACAATCAATTACTTGCCAGCATTGAATCGTTAAAGGCTTCTATCGGTCGTCGTAAAGTCTATGCACCATTTAGCGGTATTGCCGGTATCGTAAATGTAAATGTCGGACAATATATTTCTACTGGTACTGAAATCGTCCGTGTTGAAGATCAAAGTTCAATGAAAGTGCGTTTTACATTGCCACAAACGGATGTGGAAAAAATTACTATCGGTCAAAAAGTCACAGCAGTAATTGATGCGTTACCGGGACAAACATTCCCTGCGAGTATTGCGGCGATTGATCCTGCGGTCGATCGTCAAACAGGTTTAATTAATGTTGAAGCAGTGATTACTGAAAATCAAAATAAATTATTATCGGGAATGTTTGCTCGTTTAAACGTAGCATTACCAACTGAAAAAGATCAAATTGTCGTACCACAAATTGCAGTAACCTACACAATGTATGGTGAAACGCTTTATGTGTTACAACCACTTTCTGATGCAGATAAACAGTTAGTTGCGAAAATGGCGGAAAAAAATCCGAAATTAGATGCAAATAAAATGTATCGTGTAAAACAGGTTGAAGTAAAAACATTAGACCGTAGTGGCATTTATGCACAATTGGCTAAAGGTGTGAAAGCCGGTGATTTAATTGTAACGGGCGGTTTCCAACGTTTAAGTAATAATGCACTTGTGATTATTTCTGAACAAGAAGCGGTAGGTGTAACGCAACCTGCTAAAGAAAGTAGACTTTAATTGAGGTAATCAATGAAATTTACTGATATTTTTATTAAACGTCCGGTACTTGCAGTTTGTATTAGTTTGTTGATTACTATTTTAGGTCTGCAATCTATTAACAAACTTCAGGTACGTGAATATCCTGAAATGACAATCTCCATTGTAACGGTGAAAGTTAACTATTCAGGTGCGGATGCAAGTTTGATGCAAGCACTTGTTACCTCGCAAATAGAGGAAGCGGTAGCACAAGCGGATAATATTGACTATGTAACCTCATCAAGTAGTCCGAGTACATCGACAACGACAATTAAGATGAAGTTAAATACGAATCCACAAATGGCGTTGGCGGATATTTCAGCAAAAGTAAATGCGATTCGTGCTAACTTACCAAGTGGGATTGATGATCCGTCTATCAGCGTTTCTTCAGGTTCGAATGACGCGTTAATGTATATTCGTTTTGTGTCGGATGAGCTTTCTACGCCACAAATTACTGACTATATTAACCGTGTCGTGAAACCGCAATTCTTTACGGTAAACGGGGTTTCAAGCGTAGATATTTTTGGTGCGGCGAACTTTGGTTTACGTATTTGGTTAGACCCTGACAAAATGGCGGGGAATAACCTTTCTGGTGCTGACTGTACTAGCGGCTTTAAGTGCGAATAACTTAAATACGGCGGCAGGTAATGCGAACGGTTATTATACGGTTTATAAAAACAAAGTAGAGTCCAGTACGCCATCGGTTGAAGAGTTAGAAAACGTAACGATTTCAACCACGTCTGACGGTCGTATTATTAAACTGAAAGATATTGCCAAAGTTGAATTAGATAAATATCAAGATTCTTCACGTGTTGTGGCGGACGGTAAGGAAGCGGTCGTTTTAGCGGTAAGTGCTTGCAACGACAGCAAACTCGCTAACAGTAGCAAAAGATATTTATCCAGTATTTGATATTATTACTAAGAACTTACCGTCCTCAATGAACGGTCAAATTCTTTATGATAAAACGATTGCAATTAATAGTTCGATCAATGAAGTAATTAAGACTATCGGTGAAGCGACCGTGATCGTATTAGTCGTAATTATCCTTTTCTTAGGGTCATTACGTGCAATGATCGTGCCGATCATTACGATCCCGATTTCATTAATCGGGGTGTTATTCTTCTTACAAATGTTCGGTTTCTCTATCAACTTATTGACCTTGCTGGCATTAGTATTGGCAATCGGTCTTGTGGTGGACGATGCGATTGTTGTATTGGAAAACGTTGAACGTCATGTAAAAGAAGGCAAATCGCCGTTTGATGCGGCAATTATCGGGACTCGAGAAATTGCATTGCCGGTAATCTCTATGACAATTACCTTGGCGGCAGTATATTCGCCAATGGCATTAATGGAAGGTGTGACAGGCTCTTTATTTAAAGAGTTTGCTTTAACGCTTGCCGGTGCGGTATTTATTTCGGGGATTGCGGCGTTAACCTTATCACCAATGATGTCGAGCCGAGTATTAAAAGAACATAATGAGGAACACGAAGGTCGTTTTGCAAAATGTATTAATGCGATGCTGGATAAAATGACTAGTTGTTACACCAATATGTTAAGAGGGGTAATGGCAGTTCGTTGGTTAGTGGTCATTTTTGCGATCAGTATTTTTGCAGTATTACCAACTTTATTAACTTCTCTTTCAAGTGAAGTCGCACCGACCGAAGACCGTGGTTTCGTGGTGGGTATCGGTAATGGTCCGTCAAATACTAACTTAGATTATACGCAAGAAGCTACTGCTAAATTTAACGATGAAGTGAGTAAAATTCCGGAAGTTGCGTCCATGATGACGGTATCCGGTTTTAATGGGGCAAACAGTGCGTTATCGATTATTTCACTAAAAGATTGGAATGAGCGTGAACGTGAACGTGCTCCGATTGCGGCAGATGTGTCTAAGATTGCAAAAAGCGTTGTGGGTATGGATATCAATGCGATTTCATTCCCTGAGATTTCAACGGGTGAAAATGGTTTACCGTTCTCATTGGTGATCACCACAGCAGATAACTATGCGAAGTTAGCGGATGTGGCGACGGATTTCTTGAAAAAAGCACAAGCATCAGGTCAATTCTTCTTCTCAAGTTTAGACTTAAAATTCGATACGGTTACCATGAAATGGAAGTTTGACCGTGAGAAAATGGGGACTTATGGCGTAACAATGCAACAAGTAAGTAATACATTAGGCGCTTATTTGTCAGGTGCAATTATTACTCGCGTGGACATTGATTCCCGTGCGTATCCAATTGTATCGCAGGCTGTTCGTCAAGACCGCTTAAATCCGCAAGATTTAGTTAATTACTATGTTACTACGGCAAATGGTAAAGCTGTTCCGTTAAGTTCGTTTGTATCGCTAGAATTATCAACTGAACCGTCAGCGTTACCACGTATGAACCAGTTAAACTCTGCAACGATTGCTGGCGTAGTTTCTAGTTCAATCGGTGATGCGGTAAATTGGGCAAAAGCGGAATTAGATCGTAGCTTACCGAAAGGTTATCAGTATGACTTTAAATCGGAAGCTCGTCAGTATGTACAAGAAGGGAATGCAATGGCAATGACTTTCGCTTTAGCGGTTGTGATTATCTACTTGGTACTTGCGATTCAATTTGAATCTTGGCGTGATCCGATGGTAATTCTGGTGTCTGTACCATTAGCACTAAGTGGTGCATTGGTTGTGATGAATGTACTCGGTATTGCAGGAAAAGCCGGTGCAACCTTAAATATCTATTCACAGGTAGGTCTAGTTACTTTAGTTGGTTTAATTACCAAACACGGTATCTTAATGTGTGAAGTAGCAAAAGAAGAGCAGTTAAATAACGGATTATCCCGTTTTGAAGCGATTGTTCACTCTGCAACGATTCGTTTACGTCCGATTATGATGACAACAGCGGCAATGGTTGCAGGTTTGATCCCGTTACTCTTTGCAATGGGGGCTGGTGCGATTGCTCGTTTTAGTATGGGTATGGT of Actinobacillus arthritidis contains these proteins:
- a CDS encoding GntR family transcriptional regulator; its protein translation is MIQNKNIYYIDADKIPRYMQIKYDLQQYLAQHQWQFDVPIPSEQELATKYDASVGTIRKAVECLVEEGVLIKHQGKGTFLKHPAFVESSIVRFYLRNAKEGKPETPIGEVKCVKLVKASPKINELLGEPLDKELIYIERIRSVDNKVIVSDKIWLSQERFSDLLTVKLDQFENLLYPYYFKKCGQLVVSAKEQMSILLNHSDTYLTDGQEKVVIKVCRSAKGLDGRIIEYRESYGLAEDFYYETIIT
- a CDS encoding 4-oxalomesaconate tautomerase codes for the protein MKKVPCMIIRGGTSKGVYFLKDDLPEDIAERDKFLMAIMGSGDPTQINGLGGATSVTSKVAIVSKSEKEGVDLDYLFAQVGIGQKVVDTAPSCGNILSGIICFASEKGLIELQDGITSVVVNNVNTNSIIEVSAESPNKQLKYTGNAEVSGVPGTGSPVNLNFSQIEGAKTGKVFPTGNKQDNINGYNVTCIDVAMPMVLFNAQDLGLTGKETKAELDENRALFEIIEPIRRKAGEMMGLGDVSEKVIPKMGILSTPAGKGNITSRYFVPDKCHASHAVTGSICVSAACNIEGTVAYPLYKDTGSVVTIEHPSGFISVDMICENVDGDYKFTRAALVRTAKPLMMGEVYYDETAE
- a CDS encoding YejL family protein, producing MATQSKYQSKQFDALSSDLIATLEKHKAPVDLSLMALGNMVTNILLENVQTETQRLALAEVFSNALKNSLKTK
- a CDS encoding TetR/AcrR family transcriptional regulator, whose amino-acid sequence is MSKKVKSHDMADHILSATELLLAKEGLQNLSMRNIAKQAGIATGTLYLYFKTKDELLDYLAEQLHERYYRYVNIDFDPKVPLFEQYRQIWLNKRHFLEDNPMMAANLYQYQAMLGFNNIVNRIMNDPEFIWNRFVAEGKAQKIIVDLPNDLLYCMSIGVVADIAYLEQVKQESISKEFFEESILRTWKAITF
- a CDS encoding efflux RND transporter periplasmic adaptor subunit; translated protein: MTTENQKPGKGRKFLIAITLIIVLVAFVGVAGMQKFIAGKKAEANANMPETVSEITAMQVSTKEWTPSLSAVGYIRPNQGAMLSAEASGTVTRVYVRSGQRVNRGDLLVEFDSAVEEANLRATQAQLPNAKANYDRYRNLVASNSASKAELDNAQSTYNQLLASIESLKASIGRRKVYAPFSGIAGIVNVNVGQYISTGTEIVRVEDQSSMKVRFTLPQTDVEKITIGQKVTAVIDALPGQTFPASIAAIDPAVDRQTGLINVEAVITENQNKLLSGMFARLNVALPTEKDQIVVPQIAVTYTMYGETLYVLQPLSDADKQLVAKMAEKNPKLDANKMYRVKQVEVKTLDRSGIYAQLAKGVKAGDLIVTGGFQRLSNNALVIISEQEAVGVTQPAKESRL